The proteins below come from a single Plutella xylostella chromosome 2, ilPluXylo3.1, whole genome shotgun sequence genomic window:
- the LOC105391823 gene encoding uncharacterized protein LOC105391823, with amino-acid sequence MGLLFSGFQRERPSDALQRLSFDIQRVHIDIASDKQRRRRAMRSSAAAILIVSLATFCGLNLIGAVEWLFALLYMSPFILFACGIQAAIKFYFAWSLKKNMIKLASLKEEKRSVLEEVKHTESYAVAKAILDQFDTLDDETDDRINLV; translated from the exons CGCGAGCGCCCATCCGATGCGCTGCAGCGCTTATCATTCGACATCCAGCGCGTGCACATAGACATCGCCTCGGACAAGCAGCGGCGCCGGCGTGCAATGCGAAGCAGCGCTGCAGCGATTTTGATCGTCAGTCTTGCGACCTTCTGCGGGCTGAATCTGATTGGGGCTGTCGAGTGGTTGTTTGCACTGCTGTACATGAGcccttttattttgtt CGCATGCGGTATTCAAGCAGCAATAAAGTTCTATTTCGCGTGGTCCCTCAAGAAGAATATGATAAAACTTGCCTCCCTCAAGGAAGAGAAAAGGAGTGTGTTGGAAGAAGTCAAACATACTGAGTCTTATGCG gTGGCAAAGGCGATCCTGGACCAATTTGACACATTAGATGACGAAACAGATGACAGAATCAACCTGGTTTAA
- the LOC105391833 gene encoding thyroglobulin has product MAIRNYLFFVFLVNFCLFGELECQEATEKVLCEEGYCLRQVQAGACAATSPNCRFNNATGVALPSPTTCNCCDFCMPFIAENSPCSLGGPGEGTTIGRCADGLTCIDGTCQRMPASLSECHKRQDEFDQRQLGGEGGWLEERPACDGKGRFAPYVCVPTQTCFCQDEDGQRLFGEVLHSSRVTPQTMPCECSRRVHRLKASIGPGVRFPVDGPRCTADGNFYPVQCVGQICHCANKLTGVLEGKSVNVTEDKVSDLPCYDKDLDLFAAYNFDNFSSPCLEEKRQKVALLQASIDQGYTVDYYNDVSDCHPDGTYGRVVVNNGTKICVDEWGKQIGHYQALPNTPEYDNMNCNCAVTSSIMAASLEQPVCCSNGNFRAVQCRRGRCRCVDQHGRQTETETYDVASLSCATEGWETC; this is encoded by the exons ATGGCGATAagaaattatttgttttttgttttcttggttAATTTCTGTTTATTTGGTGAATTGGAGTGTCAAGAAGCCACAGAGAAAGTACTGTGTGAGGAAGGATATTGCCTG AGACAGGTCCAGGCTGGTGCCTGCGCGGCCACGTCGCCCAACTGTCGGTTCAACAACGCGACCGGCGTGGCGCTACCGTCGCCTACTACTTGCAACTGCTGTGACTTCTGCATGCCTTTCATTG CTGAAAACTCCCCGTGCAGTCTCGGAGGGCCTGGCGAGGGCACCACCATCGGCAGATGTGCTGACGGACTCACCTGCATCGATGGAACGTGTCAGAGAA TGCCAGCCTCGCTATCGGAGTGTCACAAAAGGCAGGATGAGTTTGACCAGAGACAGCTGGGGGGAGAGGGGGGGTGGCTGGAAGAGCGACCGGCTTGTGACGGCAAGGGGAGGTTCGCGCCTTATGTCTGCGTGCCTACTCAGAC ATGTTTCTGTCAAGATGAGGACGGTCAGCGACTGTTCGGAGAAGTTCTACACTCCAGTCGGGTTACGCCGCAAACTATGCCGTGTG AATGCTCTCGCCGCGTCCACCGGCTGAAGGCCTCCATCGGCCCCGGAGTCAGGTTCCCTGTTGACGGCCCGCGCTGCACCGCTGACGGGAACTTCTACCCCGTGCAGTGTGTCGGCCAGATCTGTCACTGCGCCAACAAGTTGACTGGCGTGTTGGAAGGCAAAAGTGTCAACGTGACTGAGGACAAAGTTTCGGATCTGCCTTGCT ACGACAAAGACCTCGACCTATTTGCTGCCTACAACTTTGACAACTTCAGCAGCCCCTGCCTAGAGGAGAAGCGACAGAAGGTGGCTCTGCTACAGGCCAGTATCGACCAGGGCTATACGGTCGACTACTACAATGACGTCTCGGACTGTCACCCTGACGGGACTTACGGCCGTGTCGTCGTTAATAATGGAAC aaaaataTGCGTGGACGAATGGGGCAAACAGATAGGGCACTACCAGGCTCTACCGAATACACCAGAATATGATAACATGAACTGCA ATTGCGCGGTAACCTCCTCAATAATGGCGGCCTCCTTGGAGCAGCCGGTCTGCTGTAGCAACGGCAACTTCAGAGCAGTGCAGTGCCGGCGCGGGCGCTGCCGCTGCGTGGACCAGCATGGCCGCCAGACAGAGACGGAGACATATGATGTTGCGTCTCTCTCTTGCGCTACCGAGGGGTGGGAGACGTGCTAG